CCCTGTACTTCATCGTCATTACGCTGCTGACCAAGCTGGCGGACGTCCTGGATAAGAGGTTTAACAAGTGAGCAAGATCCAAACCATCGGACTGCGGAAGTCCTACGGATCCAACGAGGTCCTCAAGGGCCTGGACGTCAGCGTGGCCGAAGGCGAAGTGGTCTGCGTGATCGGCCCCTCCGGCTCCGGCAAGTCCACGTTCCTGCGCTGCCTGAACAAGCTCGAAGACATCACCGGCGGCACGGTGAAAGTTGACGGTTTCGACCTCACCGATCCGAAGGTGAACCTGAACGAGGTGCGCCAGCACATCGGCATGGTCTTCCAGCACTTCAACCTGTTCCCGCACATGAGCGTGCTGGACAACATCATGCTCGCTCCGGTGCAGCTGAAGAAGGCACCGAAGGCCGAGGTCCGCAAGACCGCGCTGGCACTGCTGGACCGGGTTGGCCTGGCAGACAAGGCCGACGCACGCCCGGCTC
This genomic stretch from Arthrobacter sp. zg-Y1110 harbors:
- a CDS encoding amino acid ABC transporter ATP-binding protein — its product is MSKIQTIGLRKSYGSNEVLKGLDVSVAEGEVVCVIGPSGSGKSTFLRCLNKLEDITGGTVKVDGFDLTDPKVNLNEVRQHIGMVFQHFNLFPHMSVLDNIMLAPVQLKKAPKAEVRKTALALLDRVGLADKADARPAQLSGGQKQRVAIARALAMQPDIMLFDEATSALDPEMVGEVLQVIRDLAREGMTMVVVTHEMGFAREVADRVIFMADGHIVEENTPELLFGSPQAPRLQDFLAKVL